Proteins from a genomic interval of Lolium perenne isolate Kyuss_39 chromosome 1, Kyuss_2.0, whole genome shotgun sequence:
- the LOC127332080 gene encoding putative inorganic phosphate transporter 1-13, translating into MFTTWPARRHACSSLFCHLNGVGSAMLYRMLDAVTSVKCETRRARKQIKVLQALDVAGTQLYHFTTIVIAGMGFFTDAYDLFSVSLIADLLGRIYYNSADGKLPSDVAGAVSAVALCGTLLGQLFFGWLGDRMGRKRIYGVTLKLMVVCSLASGLSFHYKPKCIIATLCFFRFWLGFGVGGDYPLSATIMSEYANKRTRGAFIAAVFAMQGLGNLAAGAVVLALSARFKNTAAYETDPVGQADYVWRIVLMLGAVPALLTYYWRMKMPETARYTALIAKNLKLAASDMAAVLDIDIVPEKEEADAIERHEEYGLFSMDFLRRHGRQLLSTTVCWFVLDVVFYSLNLFMKDIFSGIGWFGDASQMSPLEQTYKIARTQAIIVVSGSLPGYFLTVLFVDRIGRIKIQLMGFTMMTIFMIGLAASYKFWSSPSMHAGFAIMYAFTLFFANFGPNSTTFILPTEIFPTRLRSTCNGISAAGGKCGAIIGVLWFQYSQTSIRSSLLLLAGCNLVGIMFTLALPETKGMSLEDITGEMDEVSEPSEESATVAEAEFIHSVEIS; encoded by the exons ATGTTCACAACCTGGCCTGCTCGTAGGCACGCGTGCAGCTCCCTTTTCTGCCACCTGAATGGCGTCGGGAGCGCCATGCTCTACCGCATGCTGGACGCGGTGACGTCGGTGAAATGCGAGACGCGACGGGCTCGCAAGCAGATCAAGGTGCTCCAGGCCCTGGACGTGGCCGGGACGCAGCTGTATCACTTCACCACCATCGTCATCGCCGGCATGGGCTTCTTCACCGACGCCTACGACCTCTTCTCTGTCTCCCTCATCGCCGACCTCCTCGGCCGTATCTACTACAATTCAGCGGACGGCAAGCTTCCCAGCGACGTCGCAGGCGCCGTCAGCGCTGTGGCTCTCTGTGGCACGCTCCTGGGCCAGCTCTTCTTCGGCTGGCTCGGCGACAGGATGGGGCGGAAGCGAATCTATGGCGTCACGCTCAAGCTCATGGTGGTGTGCTCGCTCGCGTCCGGCCTCTCCTTCCACTACAAGCCCAAGTGCATCATAGCCACGCTGTGCTTCTTCCGCTTCTGGCTTGGCTTCGGCGTCGGCGGCGACTATCCGCTCTCGGCGACCATCATGTCGGAGTACGCCAACAAGAGGACTCGCGGGGCCTTCATCGCCGCGGTCTTCGCCATGCAG GGTCTTGGGAATTTGGCTGCTGGTGCCGTCGTTCTGGCGCTCTCCGCGAGATTTAAGAACACGGCCGCGTACGAGACTGACCCAGTTGGGCAAGCGGACTACGTATGGCGCATCGTGCTCATGCTCGGCGCCGTTCCTGCACTACTCACCTATTACTGGCGCATGAAGATGCCTGAGACGGCGCGCTACACCGCCCTCATCGCCAAGAACCTGAAGCTCGCGGCGTCGGACATGGCCGCGGTCCTCGACATCGACATCGTGCCCGAGAAAGAAGAGGCGGACGCCATAGAGAGGCATGAAGAGTACGGCCTGTTCTCCATGGATTTCCTTCGCCGCCACGGCCGCCAGCTCCTCAGCACCACCGTGTGCTGGTTCGtcctcgacgtcgtcttctactcgctcaacctcttcatgaaggaCATCTTCAGCGGCATCGGTTGGTTTGGGGACGCGAGCCAGATGAGCCCGCTCGAGCAGACCTACAAGATAGCCCGCACGCAGGCGATCATCGTGGTCAGCGGCTCCCTTCCGGGCTACTTCCTCACCGTCCTCTTCGTCGACCGCATCGGCCGCATCAAAATCCAGCTCATGGGCTTCACCATGATGACCATCTTCATGATCGGCCTCGCTGCGTCCTACAAGTTCTGGTCCAGTCCCAGCATGCACGCGGGCTTTGCCATCATGTACGCCTTCACCCTCTTCTTCGCCAACTTCGGCCCCAACTCCACCACCTTCATCCTGCCGACCGAGATATTCCCCACGCGGCTGCGCTCGACGTGCAACGGCATATCAGCTGCCGGGGGCAAGTGTGGTGCCATCATCGGCGTGCTCTGGTTCCAGTACTCTCAGACGAGTATCCGCAGCTCGCTGCTCCTGCTGGCAGGGTGCAACCTGGTTGGAATTATGTTCACGCTTGCCTTGCCGGAGACCAAAGGGATGTCACTCGAGGACATCACCGGGGAGATGGACGAAGTGAGCGAGCCATCAGAAGAATCTGCCACCGTTGCTGAAGCTGAGTTCATCCACAGCGTGGAAATTTCGTGA